One segment of [Limnothrix rosea] IAM M-220 DNA contains the following:
- a CDS encoding DUF4334 domain-containing protein codes for MAIAPPNIQIIDAGQATTAEALALFDSLAPVSLDFMWGRWRGEGIDTGHLMDGMLEMSNWYGKEFIDTETVHPLLFANRRGEIFKVAPLASAMDMVLKLPMPNNPSFKPLLIALTSLFNTDKSQARLRMMENRGKVTATMIYDYLPINDSFRKLDENRVFGIMDFKKIQQPFFFVLTRDQVKP; via the coding sequence ATGGCGATCGCCCCTCCGAATATACAGATTATTGATGCAGGACAAGCAACAACAGCAGAAGCCCTCGCATTATTCGACAGCCTTGCACCTGTAAGCCTCGATTTTATGTGGGGACGTTGGCGCGGCGAGGGGATTGATACAGGTCACCTGATGGACGGCATGTTGGAAATGTCCAATTGGTACGGCAAAGAATTTATCGATACAGAGACAGTTCATCCCCTACTATTTGCCAACAGACGCGGTGAAATTTTTAAAGTTGCTCCCCTTGCCTCTGCGATGGATATGGTATTAAAACTGCCAATGCCCAACAATCCTTCTTTCAAACCATTACTCATTGCCCTCACTTCTCTATTCAACACAGATAAAAGTCAAGCACGCTTACGCATGATGGAAAATCGCGGCAAAGTGACCGCAACGATGATTTACGATTACTTGCCCATCAACGACTCCTTTAGAAAGCTAGATGAAAATCGAGTTTTTGGCATTATGGATTTCAAAAAAATTCAGCAGCCCTTTTTCTTCGTTTTAACGCGTGATCAAGTCAAACCCTAA